Part of the Bradyrhizobium sp. AZCC 1721 genome, GCCCATGCAACCGAGGCCGATGGCAGAAACGGTTGGGCCGGTAGAGGCGAGTTTGCGTCGTTCCATGGCGGTTCTCCTCGTAGTCGGCGCCGGATCTGCGCCGTGATGACGAGGCGGATATGGACCTTTTCGACTGAGCCGGTAAGATGGACAATTCCAAACAGCTTGTTCACTATGTCGAACAATGAAAGATCTCGACCTCCGCGACCTCGACGTTTTTGTTGCCGTGGCGCGCACCCGGAATTTCCGCCGTGCCGCGATCGAGCAGGGCGTCTCCGTCTCAAGCATCAGCCAGCGGCTGCGCGACATGGAAGAGCTGCTCGGTGTGCGCCTGATGAATCGTACCACGCGCAGCGTAGCCCTCACCGAAGCCGGCGAGTTGTTGCTGGGGCGCGTCGGCCCGGCGCTCTCGGATGTCGGCGCGGCGCTCGATCAGGTGCGCGGCCTGCGGGCCGTGCCGTCGGGGCGTTTGCGCATCAACGCTCCGCCACCGGCAATCGACCTGGTGATGGCGCCGATGGTCGCGCCGTTTCTCGAGAAGCATCCCAAGATCGAGCTGGAGATCGTCGGCGAGAGTTCGTTTGTCGATATCGTCGCCGGCGGGTTCGACGCCGGCGTGCGCTATGGCGAACATCTGGCGCAGGACATGATCGCGGTCTCGCTCGGGGCGCCACAGCGTTACGCAGTGGTGGCGTCGAAGGAATATGTTGCTCAGCATGGTCGACCGGAAGTGCCGAAGGATCTGCTCGACCATGCCTGTATCCGCACCCGCTTCGGCAGCGGCGCGATGCTGGATTGGGAGTTTGAGAAAGCGGGCCGTGTCGTGAAGGTTTCACCGCCGGCCAAGCTGGTCGCGACCCATCTGGGGCTGGCGTTGCGCGCCGTCCATGACGGGGTGGGCTTCTGGTTGACGTTCGAAGGTTATGTTCGGTACGGCATCAAGTCGGGCGCGCTGGTCAGCGTGCTCGACGACTGGTGCCCGCCGTTTCCGGGACCGTTTTTGTATTATCCGAGCCGTCGCCAGCCGCCGCCGGCGCTTGCCGCGTTCGTGGCGTTTATTGCGGATTGGCGGAAGCGGGAGAAGCGGAAGAGCGAAAAATCTATCGTCGTCCCGGCCAAGCGAAGCGCGAGCCGGGACCCATAACCACCGATGTTGCTTGTCAGGAAGACCTTAGGCCCTAGCGTGTCGTAACCACAAAGGCCTGTGGTTATGGGTCCCTGCTTTCGCAGGGACGACTTCGTTGAAGCCTCCCGCTCACAGCATGCTGGGCAGCACGCGATCTGGCGGCTTGTGGTTGTCGAGGAAGGTCCGGATGTTGATGATCACCTTCTCGCCCATCTCGACGCGGCCTTCGATGGTGGCCGAGCCCATATGCGGCAACAGCGTCACCTTGCCGGCTTTCGCCAGCCGAACCAGTTTCGGATTGACCGCGGGCTCGTGCTCGTAGACGTCGAGGCCGGCGCCGCCGACGTCACCGGCTTCGAGCAGCTTGATCAGCGTGTCCTCGTCGATCACGCCGCCGCGCGCGGTGTTGACGATGTAGGCGTCTTTGCGGATCAGCTTGAGCCGCCGGGCCGACAACAGGTGATAGGTTGCCGGCGTGTGCGGACAGTTCACCGAGATGATGTCCATCCGCGCCAGCATCTGGTCGAGGCTTTCCCAATAGGTCGCGCCGAGCTCCTCGGCAATAACAGGCGCTACCGGGCGGCGGTTGTGATAGTGAATCTGCAGGCCGAAGGCGCGCGCGCGGCGAGCCACCGCCTGGCCGATGCGGCCCATGCCGATGATGCCGAGGCGCTTGCCGCCGATGCGGTGGCCGAGCATCCAGGTCGGCGACCAGCCCGGCCAGTTCTTGCCGTCGGGGAGGATCGTTGCGCCTTCGATCAGCCGCCGCGGCACCGCGAGAATCAGCGCCATGGTCATGTCGGCGGTATCTTCGGTCAAAACCTTCGGCGTGTTGGTCACGGTGATGCCGCGCGCGTGTGCCGCCGCGACGTCGATATTGTCGACGCCGTTGCCGAAATTGGCGATCATGCGCAGCTTGCAGTCAGGGTGCTTGAGCATCTCCTCGCTGATCGTGTCGGTGACGGTCGGCACCAACACGTCAGCCGAGCGGCTGGCTTCGGCAATCTGCTGCGGCGTCATCGGCGTGTCGTCGAGATTCAACGTCGCGTCGAACAGCTCCCGCATCCGGGTCTCGATCGAGTCCGGCAATTTGCGAGTGACGACGACGAGAGGTTTTTTCTTGATCGACATGTCCTGCTCTCATGAGGGAGGTGCGCAGCCGCGCGCCGTTCAGACCTCATTAACCCGGTTGTTCGACACTGCGATGGCCACGCGGTCTCGGTATCCGGCTGTTTGCTGAGGTTAAGTCCCTTGGGTTCCCCAATACTTGCCTCGGATTTTCGGCGGAAAATCCAGGCGTTCTGGTTCTAGGCGTTCCGTCCTCTCTATCAGAAGACCGGGCCAAGACAAGAACCCTCGGCCGTCGCAAGCCGGGTGCGGCCAAAGCGGGGCACGGGGTCTGGGGTTTCGGGCGTTAGCGGGCGGTTTCAACTCGGAGAATTCGAGTTGGGCGTGGCTCGGCAGGAGACGGGTTGATGGCGTTGGGGCGTTTCTGTTCGGTAGCGGTGCTGGCGGCGTGCTGGCTTGTCGCTTCCGTCAGCACAGGGTTTTCGGCCAAGGATTCGGCCACCACCACGAGCGGCCTGCCGGTGCCACGATATGTCAGCCTCAAATCCGATCATGTGAATGTGCGGGCCGGTCCGACCAAGGACAACGACGTCGCCTGGGTCTATACCCGCTCGGGCCTGCCGGTCGAAATCACCGCCGAGTTCGAGAACTGGCGGCGCGTGCGCGATTCCGAAGGCGCCGAGGGCTGGGTCTATCATTCGCTGCTGTCCGGCCGCCGCACTGCGGTCGTAACCATGAAGAGCAAGGACGAGTTGGCGTCGCTGTACGATAGTCCCGATCCGACCAGCGCGGTTGCGGCCCGCCTGCAAGCCGGCGTCGTCGCGCAAGTCAAGAAATGCGCCAATGGCTGGTGCCGCGTCGTCGGCAACGGCTTTGACGGCTGGATCGAGCAGCAGCGCCTATGGGGCGTGTATGCAGACGAGAGGGTGGATTGAGGATATTGGTCGTC contains:
- a CDS encoding LysR family transcriptional regulator, which produces MKDLDLRDLDVFVAVARTRNFRRAAIEQGVSVSSISQRLRDMEELLGVRLMNRTTRSVALTEAGELLLGRVGPALSDVGAALDQVRGLRAVPSGRLRINAPPPAIDLVMAPMVAPFLEKHPKIELEIVGESSFVDIVAGGFDAGVRYGEHLAQDMIAVSLGAPQRYAVVASKEYVAQHGRPEVPKDLLDHACIRTRFGSGAMLDWEFEKAGRVVKVSPPAKLVATHLGLALRAVHDGVGFWLTFEGYVRYGIKSGALVSVLDDWCPPFPGPFLYYPSRRQPPPALAAFVAFIADWRKREKRKSEKSIVVPAKRSASRDP
- a CDS encoding 2-hydroxyacid dehydrogenase, producing MSIKKKPLVVVTRKLPDSIETRMRELFDATLNLDDTPMTPQQIAEASRSADVLVPTVTDTISEEMLKHPDCKLRMIANFGNGVDNIDVAAAHARGITVTNTPKVLTEDTADMTMALILAVPRRLIEGATILPDGKNWPGWSPTWMLGHRIGGKRLGIIGMGRIGQAVARRARAFGLQIHYHNRRPVAPVIAEELGATYWESLDQMLARMDIISVNCPHTPATYHLLSARRLKLIRKDAYIVNTARGGVIDEDTLIKLLEAGDVGGAGLDVYEHEPAVNPKLVRLAKAGKVTLLPHMGSATIEGRVEMGEKVIINIRTFLDNHKPPDRVLPSML
- a CDS encoding SH3 domain-containing protein, with the protein product MALGRFCSVAVLAACWLVASVSTGFSAKDSATTTSGLPVPRYVSLKSDHVNVRAGPTKDNDVAWVYTRSGLPVEITAEFENWRRVRDSEGAEGWVYHSLLSGRRTAVVTMKSKDELASLYDSPDPTSAVAARLQAGVVAQVKKCANGWCRVVGNGFDGWIEQQRLWGVYADERVD